One window of the Shimwellia blattae DSM 4481 = NBRC 105725 genome contains the following:
- the ispE gene encoding 4-(cytidine 5'-diphospho)-2-C-methyl-D-erythritol kinase, protein MTSRWPSPAKLNLFLYITGRRPDGYHNLQTLFQFLDYGDTLLITPRQDGQLILTTPVPGVATDDNLIIRAARLLMAKARLAGTLPPGAGASLGVEKRLPMGGGLGGGSSDAATVLVVLNHLWDTGFSLAELAQLGLQLGADVPVFVQGHAAFAQGVGEQLTPVDPPEKWYLVAHPGVSIPTPVIFGDPELRRNTPVRSIEKLLKCEFSNDCEDIARKRFREVDALLSWLLEYAPSRLTGTGACVFAEFDTETAARQVLEQAPEWLHGFVARGANVSALHRVISGQAECW, encoded by the coding sequence ATGACATCGCGCTGGCCGTCTCCGGCTAAACTTAATCTGTTTTTGTATATTACCGGCCGTCGCCCTGACGGCTACCACAATCTGCAGACCCTGTTCCAGTTCCTGGACTACGGGGACACGCTGCTTATTACCCCACGCCAGGACGGGCAGCTTATCCTGACCACGCCCGTTCCCGGGGTCGCCACTGACGACAACCTGATTATACGTGCCGCCCGGTTACTGATGGCGAAGGCCCGCCTGGCGGGCACGCTGCCCCCCGGTGCCGGGGCCAGCCTTGGGGTAGAAAAGCGCCTGCCCATGGGCGGCGGGCTGGGCGGCGGCTCTTCTGACGCCGCCACCGTGCTGGTGGTGCTTAACCACTTGTGGGATACCGGGTTTTCTCTGGCTGAGCTTGCGCAGCTCGGCCTGCAGCTTGGGGCGGATGTGCCGGTGTTTGTTCAGGGGCATGCGGCGTTTGCCCAGGGGGTCGGCGAGCAGCTGACACCGGTTGATCCGCCAGAAAAATGGTATCTGGTTGCCCATCCGGGTGTGAGCATTCCGACACCGGTTATTTTTGGCGATCCGGAACTGCGCAGAAATACACCAGTCAGGTCAATAGAAAAGTTGCTAAAATGTGAATTTAGCAATGATTGCGAGGATATCGCGAGAAAACGTTTCCGCGAGGTTGATGCACTCCTTTCCTGGCTGTTAGAATACGCGCCGTCGCGCCTGACCGGGACAGGGGCTTGTGTGTTTGCTGAATTTGACACCGAGACCGCTGCCAGGCAGGTGCTTGAGCAAGCCCCGGAATGGCTACATG
- the lolB gene encoding lipoprotein insertase outer membrane protein LolB produces MFTFRLRPLRLLPLASLLLAACATTPPQGPGKSPTAPQWKQHQTAVTQLSQYQTRGAFAYLSDDQRVYARFFWQQTGQDHYRLLLTNPLGSTEMSLTARPGTVQLIDNKGKSYTSDNAEEMIARLTGMAIPIDNLRAWMLGLPGKATDYTLDDKYRLRSLNYTTEDGRHWQVNYSSYNDAQPPLPTNMELTEGSQRIKLRMDNWIVK; encoded by the coding sequence ATGTTTACCTTCCGCTTGCGCCCGCTGCGTTTACTCCCGCTTGCCAGCCTGTTACTGGCGGCCTGTGCCACAACCCCACCCCAGGGGCCGGGGAAAAGCCCAACCGCTCCCCAGTGGAAACAGCACCAGACGGCGGTGACACAGCTTTCCCAGTATCAGACCCGGGGGGCCTTTGCCTACCTGTCTGATGATCAGCGGGTGTACGCGCGCTTCTTCTGGCAGCAAACCGGCCAGGATCACTACCGGCTGCTGCTGACCAACCCGCTGGGCAGTACCGAAATGTCCCTGACCGCCCGGCCCGGCACCGTGCAGCTGATTGACAACAAAGGCAAAAGCTACACCTCAGACAACGCCGAAGAGATGATTGCCCGACTCACCGGCATGGCGATTCCTATCGATAACCTGCGGGCCTGGATGCTCGGCCTGCCGGGTAAAGCCACCGACTACACCCTTGATGATAAATACCGCCTGCGCTCACTGAACTACACCACAGAAGATGGCCGCCACTGGCAGGTGAATTACAGCAGCTATAACGACGCCCAGCCGCCACTGCCCACCAATATGGAGCTTACCGAAGGCAGCCAGCGCATTAAGCTGCGCATGGATAACTGGATTGTGAAATAA
- the hemA gene encoding glutamyl-tRNA reductase, whose protein sequence is MTLLALGINHKTAPVSLRERVTFSPDTLDQALTSLLAQPMVQGGVVLSTCNRTELYLSVEEQENLQEQLIHWLCDYHNLNEAELRASIYWHRNNDAVSHLMRVASGLDSMILGEPQILGQVKKAFADSHAGHASASELERMFQKSFSVAKRVRTETDIGASAVSVAFAACTLARQIFESLSGVTVLLVGAGETIELVARHLREHRVKNMIIANRTRERAQQLADEVGAEVIGLADIDTRLKDADIVISSTASPLPIIGKGMVERAMKARRNQPVLLVDIAVPRDVEPEVGNVANAYLYGVDDLQAIIQHNMDQRKAAAVQAESIVEQETGEFMSWLRAQSASETIRDYRNQAETVRDELSAKALAALQQGADAGEILEDLARKLTNRLIHSPTKALQQAARDGDETRLQMLRDSLGLD, encoded by the coding sequence ATGACTCTGTTAGCATTAGGTATTAACCATAAAACCGCACCAGTGTCGCTGCGAGAACGCGTAACGTTTTCGCCGGATACCCTCGACCAGGCGCTGACAAGTCTGCTTGCCCAGCCAATGGTGCAGGGCGGCGTTGTGTTATCTACCTGCAACCGCACCGAGCTCTACCTGAGCGTTGAAGAGCAGGAAAACCTCCAGGAACAGCTGATTCACTGGCTGTGCGATTACCATAATCTGAACGAAGCCGAACTGCGCGCCAGCATTTACTGGCACCGTAATAACGATGCGGTGAGCCACCTGATGCGGGTTGCCAGCGGGCTGGATTCGATGATCCTCGGTGAGCCGCAGATCCTGGGCCAGGTGAAAAAAGCCTTTGCCGATTCCCACGCGGGCCACGCCAGCGCCAGTGAACTGGAGCGCATGTTTCAGAAGTCGTTCTCCGTGGCGAAACGGGTGCGTACCGAAACGGACATCGGCGCCAGTGCGGTATCGGTGGCCTTTGCCGCCTGTACTCTGGCGCGGCAGATCTTTGAATCACTTTCCGGGGTAACCGTACTGCTGGTGGGCGCCGGGGAGACCATTGAACTGGTGGCGCGCCATCTGCGTGAGCACCGGGTTAAAAACATGATTATTGCCAACCGCACCCGGGAGCGCGCTCAGCAGCTGGCGGATGAAGTGGGTGCGGAGGTTATTGGCCTTGCGGATATTGATACCCGCCTGAAAGACGCGGATATCGTTATCAGCTCGACAGCCAGCCCGCTGCCGATTATCGGCAAGGGGATGGTGGAGCGGGCCATGAAAGCCCGCCGCAACCAGCCGGTGCTGCTGGTGGATATCGCGGTGCCACGGGATGTGGAGCCGGAAGTGGGCAACGTGGCAAACGCCTACCTGTACGGGGTGGACGATCTGCAGGCTATCATCCAGCACAATATGGATCAGCGCAAAGCCGCTGCCGTGCAGGCTGAAAGCATTGTTGAACAGGAAACCGGCGAATTTATGTCCTGGCTGCGCGCCCAGAGCGCCAGCGAGACCATCCGCGATTACCGCAATCAGGCTGAAACGGTGCGCGATGAGCTGAGCGCCAAAGCGCTGGCCGCCCTGCAACAGGGGGCCGATGCGGGCGAGATCCTTGAAGATCTGGCCCGTAAACTAACCAACCGCCTGATCCACTCACCCACCAAAGCACTGCAGCAGGCCGCCCGTGACGGGGATGAAACCCGCCTGCAAATGTTACGCGACAGCCTCGGGCTGGATTAG
- the prfA gene encoding peptide chain release factor 1, translating into MKPSIVAKLEALYERHQEVQALLGDADTIADQDRFRALSKEYAQLSDVARCFLQWRQNQEDIETAESMLDDPEMKEMAQEELQAARQQREALETELQVLLLPRDPDDERNAFVEIRAGTGGDEAALFAGDLFRMYSRYAESRRWRVEVMSASEGEHGGFKEVIAKISGDGVYGRLKFESGGHRVQRVPATESQGRIHTSACTVAVMPELPEAELPDINPADLRIDTFRSSGAGGQHVNTTDSAIRITHLPTGIVVECQDERSQHKNKAKAMSVLGARIRAAELAKRQQEEASTRRNLLGSGDRSDRNRTYNFPQGRVTDHRINLTLYRLDEAMEGKLDMLIEPIVQEFQADQLAALSEQE; encoded by the coding sequence ATGAAGCCTTCTATCGTCGCAAAACTGGAAGCCTTATACGAACGCCATCAGGAAGTTCAGGCCCTGCTGGGAGATGCGGACACCATCGCAGACCAGGACCGGTTTCGCGCCCTGTCAAAAGAATATGCCCAGCTCAGTGATGTTGCGCGCTGCTTTCTGCAGTGGCGGCAAAACCAGGAAGATATCGAAACTGCGGAAAGCATGCTCGACGATCCGGAAATGAAAGAGATGGCGCAGGAAGAGTTACAGGCCGCCAGACAACAGCGGGAAGCGCTGGAAACCGAGCTTCAGGTGCTGCTGCTGCCCAGAGATCCGGATGACGAACGCAACGCCTTTGTGGAAATCCGCGCCGGAACCGGCGGCGATGAAGCGGCGCTGTTTGCCGGGGATCTGTTCCGTATGTACAGCCGCTATGCGGAATCCCGCCGCTGGCGTGTGGAAGTGATGAGCGCCAGCGAAGGTGAGCACGGGGGCTTTAAAGAAGTTATCGCCAAAATCAGCGGCGACGGGGTCTATGGCCGCCTGAAGTTTGAATCCGGTGGTCACCGGGTGCAGCGTGTTCCGGCCACCGAATCCCAGGGGCGTATTCATACCTCTGCCTGTACTGTGGCGGTAATGCCGGAGCTGCCGGAAGCGGAACTGCCGGACATTAACCCGGCGGATCTGCGCATTGATACCTTCCGCTCTTCCGGGGCCGGGGGTCAGCACGTTAACACCACCGATTCGGCCATTCGTATTACCCACCTGCCTACCGGCATTGTGGTGGAGTGCCAGGATGAACGCTCCCAGCACAAGAACAAGGCCAAGGCCATGTCGGTTCTGGGTGCGCGTATCCGGGCGGCGGAGCTTGCCAAACGCCAGCAGGAAGAGGCCTCCACCCGGCGTAACCTGCTGGGCAGCGGCGATCGCAGTGACCGTAACCGCACCTATAACTTCCCCCAGGGGCGGGTGACCGATCACCGGATTAACCTGACGCTGTACCGGCTGGATGAAGCCATGGAAGGAAAACTGGATATGCTGATTGAGCCGATTGTCCAGGAGTTCCAGGCCGATCAGCTGGCCGCCTTGTCCGAGCAGGAATAA
- the prmC gene encoding peptide chain release factor N(5)-glutamine methyltransferase, which translates to MTFREWLQQAVAQLSASESPRRDAEILLGLVTGKSRTFIMAFDETALSGGQQQRLAALLARRAQGEPVAHITGTREFWSLPLFVSPVTLIPRPDTECLVEQALARLPAGPCRILDLGTGTGAIALALASERPESQVYATDLVAEAVALAQRNARQLDIRNITIRQSDWFSALSGEQFALITSNPPYIDDQDPHLARGDVRFEPRSALVAGDHGLSDLALLVDQARGYLEPGGWLLLEHGWQQGEAVRQLFCQSGYQQVETCRDYGGNERLTAGRYPG; encoded by the coding sequence ATGACCTTCCGGGAGTGGTTACAGCAGGCGGTGGCGCAACTGAGCGCCAGCGAGAGCCCGCGCCGGGATGCGGAGATCCTGCTTGGTCTGGTGACCGGCAAGAGCCGCACGTTCATTATGGCATTTGACGAAACCGCCCTGAGCGGCGGGCAACAGCAGCGCCTGGCGGCGTTGCTGGCGCGCCGGGCTCAGGGTGAGCCGGTAGCGCATATTACCGGCACCCGGGAGTTCTGGTCGCTGCCGCTGTTTGTCTCCCCGGTGACACTTATTCCGCGCCCGGACACCGAGTGCCTGGTCGAGCAGGCGCTGGCGCGCTTACCGGCGGGCCCCTGCCGGATCCTGGATCTGGGCACCGGCACCGGCGCGATTGCGCTGGCGTTGGCCAGTGAACGGCCGGAGAGCCAGGTGTACGCCACCGATCTGGTGGCAGAGGCGGTGGCCCTGGCGCAGCGTAATGCCCGCCAGCTGGATATCCGTAATATCACCATCAGGCAGAGCGACTGGTTCAGTGCCCTGAGCGGTGAACAGTTCGCGCTGATTACCAGCAACCCTCCCTATATTGATGACCAGGATCCGCATCTGGCCCGGGGCGATGTGCGTTTTGAGCCGCGCAGTGCGCTGGTGGCAGGGGATCACGGCCTCAGTGATCTGGCGCTGCTGGTCGACCAGGCCCGGGGGTATCTGGAGCCCGGCGGCTGGCTACTGCTGGAGCACGGCTGGCAGCAGGGGGAGGCGGTCCGGCAGCTCTTTTGCCAGAGCGGTTACCAGCAGGTAGAGACCTGCCGGGATTACGGCGGGAATGAGCGCTTAACCGCGGGCCGTTATCCGGGCTGA
- the sirB1 gene encoding invasion regulator SirB1, with the protein MKLLADFEFNKAPLCEGMILIARNIREDFPEKDVRDQLDKLVKLAREEICAGQHHDLQLEKLLALFYGEWGFRDVSGVYKLSDALWLDKVLASREGSAASLGAILLWVAEQLDIPLMPVIFPTQLLLRADWMDGEMWLINPFNGESLDEHTLEVWLKGNIGPSAQLFNEDLEESDNAEVIRKLLDTLKSSLMEERQLELALRTSEVLLQFNPEDPYEIRDRGLIYAQLDCEHVALNDFSYFIEHCPEDPISEMIKAQMNTISNKPVTLH; encoded by the coding sequence ATGAAGTTGTTGGCCGATTTCGAATTCAACAAAGCGCCGCTTTGCGAAGGCATGATCTTAATTGCACGCAATATCCGCGAGGACTTCCCGGAAAAGGATGTTCGTGACCAGCTGGATAAGCTGGTAAAACTGGCCCGGGAAGAGATTTGCGCCGGGCAGCACCATGATCTACAACTGGAGAAACTGCTGGCGCTGTTCTACGGCGAGTGGGGATTCCGTGATGTGAGCGGCGTCTATAAGTTATCCGACGCCCTGTGGCTGGATAAGGTCCTTGCCAGCCGTGAGGGGAGCGCTGCGTCGCTGGGGGCTATTTTGCTGTGGGTGGCAGAGCAGCTGGATATCCCGCTGATGCCGGTGATTTTCCCCACCCAGTTACTGCTGCGGGCAGACTGGATGGACGGCGAAATGTGGCTGATTAACCCGTTCAATGGCGAAAGCCTTGATGAGCACACCCTTGAGGTGTGGCTGAAGGGCAATATCGGCCCTTCGGCCCAGCTCTTTAATGAAGATCTGGAAGAGTCCGATAATGCGGAAGTGATCCGCAAACTGCTCGATACCCTGAAATCCTCACTGATGGAGGAGCGCCAGCTGGAGCTGGCCCTGCGCACCAGTGAAGTGCTGTTGCAGTTTAACCCGGAAGATCCTTACGAGATCCGCGACCGGGGGCTTATCTATGCCCAGCTGGACTGCGAACATGTGGCGCTTAATGATTTCAGCTATTTTATTGAACACTGTCCGGAAGATCCGATAAGCGAAATGATCAAAGCCCAGATGAACACCATTTCGAATAAACCGGTTACCCTGCACTGA
- the kdsA gene encoding 3-deoxy-8-phosphooctulonate synthase, producing MKQKVVSIGDIKVANDLPFVLFGGMNVLESRDLAMRICEHYVDVTDRLGIPYVFKASFDKANRSSIHSYRGPGLEEGMKIFQELKQTFGVKIITDVHEPQQAQPVSEVVDVIQLPAFLARQTDLVEAMARTGAVINVKKPQFVSPGQMGNIVDKFHEGGNDKVILCDRGSNFGYDNLVVDMLGFGVMKNATGNSPVIFDVTHSLQCRDPFGAASGGRRAQVTELARAGMAVGIAGLFIEAHPDPEHARCDGPSALPLDKLEPFLKQMKAIDDLVKSFPELDTSK from the coding sequence ATGAAACAGAAAGTAGTTAGCATTGGCGATATCAAGGTTGCCAACGACCTGCCATTTGTCCTGTTCGGCGGTATGAATGTGCTGGAGTCACGGGACCTGGCGATGCGCATTTGCGAGCACTACGTGGATGTTACCGACAGACTGGGGATCCCGTATGTGTTTAAAGCCTCTTTCGATAAGGCGAACCGTTCCTCTATTCACTCATATCGTGGCCCGGGCCTGGAAGAAGGGATGAAAATCTTCCAGGAGCTGAAACAGACCTTTGGTGTGAAAATCATCACGGATGTCCATGAACCGCAGCAGGCGCAGCCGGTATCTGAGGTGGTGGACGTGATCCAACTGCCTGCCTTCCTGGCCCGCCAGACCGATCTTGTGGAAGCGATGGCCAGAACCGGGGCGGTGATCAACGTGAAAAAACCGCAGTTTGTCAGCCCGGGGCAGATGGGCAATATCGTGGATAAATTCCATGAAGGCGGCAACGACAAGGTTATCCTCTGCGACCGGGGCAGCAACTTCGGCTATGACAACCTGGTCGTGGATATGCTGGGCTTCGGGGTGATGAAAAACGCCACCGGTAACAGCCCGGTGATTTTTGATGTGACCCACTCCCTGCAGTGCCGCGATCCGTTTGGTGCGGCTTCCGGCGGGCGTCGCGCCCAGGTGACTGAGCTGGCCCGTGCCGGTATGGCGGTGGGCATTGCGGGGCTGTTTATTGAGGCGCACCCGGATCCGGAACACGCCCGTTGCGACGGCCCGTCCGCGCTGCCGCTGGATAAGCTCGAGCCGTTCCTGAAGCAGATGAAAGCCATCGATGATTTGGTGAAAAGTTTCCCGGAACTTGATACCAGCAAGTAA
- the chaA gene encoding sodium-potassium/proton antiporter ChaA, translated as MTTPACEAVKTRHKETSLIFPIAALAVLVLWSSTQSLPGIIGINALALVAILSSAFSVVRHADVLAHRLGEPYGSLILSLSVVILEVSLISALMATGEAAPTLMRDTLYSIITIVTGGLVGFALLMGGRKFATQYVNLFGIKQYLMAIFPLAIIVLVFPTALPGGNFTTGQAVMVALISAAMYGVFLLIQTKTHQNLFVYEHEDESDDDDPHHGKPSAHSSKWHAAWLIVHLVAVISVTKMNARPLESLLSTLNAPVAFTGFLVALLILSPEGLGAIKAVLNNQVQRAMNLFFGSVLATISLTVPCVTIIAILTGNELVFGLEAPELVVMCAALVLCHISFSTGRTNVLNGSAHLALFAAYLMTIFA; from the coding sequence ATGACAACCCCTGCCTGTGAGGCGGTTAAAACCCGCCATAAGGAAACATCCCTTATTTTTCCGATAGCCGCCCTGGCGGTGCTGGTGCTGTGGAGTTCCACCCAGTCACTGCCGGGGATCATCGGAATTAACGCACTGGCGCTGGTCGCCATTCTCAGCAGTGCGTTCAGCGTAGTACGCCACGCGGACGTGCTGGCCCATCGTCTGGGGGAGCCTTACGGTTCACTTATTCTCAGCCTGTCGGTGGTGATTCTGGAAGTCAGCCTGATTTCCGCCCTGATGGCCACCGGCGAGGCGGCCCCCACCCTGATGCGCGACACCTTATACTCCATTATTACTATCGTTACCGGCGGCCTGGTGGGCTTCGCCCTGCTGATGGGCGGGCGGAAATTTGCCACCCAGTATGTGAACCTGTTTGGTATTAAACAGTATCTGATGGCCATCTTCCCGCTGGCGATCATTGTGCTGGTCTTCCCCACCGCGCTGCCGGGCGGCAATTTTACCACCGGCCAGGCCGTGATGGTGGCGCTGATCTCTGCCGCCATGTACGGGGTATTTTTGCTGATTCAGACCAAAACCCACCAGAATCTGTTTGTTTATGAGCACGAAGACGAGAGCGACGACGACGATCCCCACCACGGTAAGCCCTCTGCCCACAGCAGTAAATGGCACGCGGCCTGGCTGATTGTGCATCTGGTGGCGGTGATTTCAGTCACCAAAATGAACGCCCGCCCGCTGGAGTCGCTGCTGTCGACCCTGAATGCGCCGGTGGCCTTTACCGGCTTCCTGGTGGCGTTGCTGATCCTCTCCCCGGAAGGGCTCGGGGCCATTAAAGCGGTGCTGAATAACCAGGTGCAGCGCGCCATGAATCTGTTTTTCGGCTCGGTTCTGGCGACCATTTCACTGACCGTGCCCTGTGTAACGATCATCGCCATTCTGACCGGTAACGAGCTGGTCTTTGGTCTGGAGGCGCCGGAGCTGGTGGTGATGTGTGCAGCACTGGTGCTGTGCCATATTTCCTTCTCAACCGGGCGCACTAACGTGCTTAATGGCTCGGCGCATCTGGCGCTGTTTGCCGCCTATCTGATGACGATTTTTGCCTGA
- a CDS encoding gamma-glutamylcyclotransferase, producing MLTRDFLINADCKSAFGDIDESLLWSPEQRAASLAATLACRPDSGPVWIFGYGSLMWNPAMVYDDACTGTLEGWHRAFCLRLTAGRGTACQPGRMLALKQGGRTTGLAYRIPQEDTAQELTLLWKREMITGCYLPTWCRLTLDDGREIHALVFIMDPRHPQYEADTRPQVIAPLIARASGPLGTNAQYLFSLEAQLKKLGMADESLDTLVGEVRACLVPGESSNWPHPGGDTAAT from the coding sequence GTGTTAACCCGTGATTTTTTGATCAATGCTGACTGTAAAAGCGCCTTCGGGGATATAGATGAATCCCTGCTCTGGAGCCCGGAACAACGGGCCGCCTCCCTGGCGGCAACCCTTGCCTGCCGCCCGGATAGCGGGCCGGTATGGATCTTTGGCTACGGCTCGCTGATGTGGAACCCGGCGATGGTCTATGATGATGCCTGCACCGGCACCCTGGAAGGCTGGCACCGGGCGTTTTGTCTGCGCCTGACCGCCGGGCGGGGCACGGCCTGCCAGCCCGGGCGTATGCTGGCCCTGAAACAGGGGGGGCGCACCACGGGCCTGGCTTACCGTATTCCGCAAGAGGATACCGCCCAGGAGCTGACGCTGTTATGGAAGCGCGAGATGATAACCGGTTGCTACCTGCCCACCTGGTGCCGGCTGACCCTGGATGATGGCCGGGAGATACACGCGCTGGTGTTTATTATGGATCCGCGCCACCCGCAGTATGAGGCCGACACCCGGCCCCAGGTTATTGCCCCGCTGATCGCCAGGGCCAGCGGGCCGCTGGGCACCAACGCCCAGTATCTCTTTTCCCTGGAGGCACAGCTTAAAAAGCTCGGTATGGCCGATGAAAGCCTCGATACCTTAGTGGGGGAGGTGCGGGCGTGTCTGGTGCCGGGAGAGTCCAGCAACTGGCCGCACCCGGGGGGCGACACCGCGGCAACATAA
- a CDS encoding DsrE/DsrF/TusD sulfur relay family protein, with the protein MQKIVIIANGAAYGNESLFNSLRLAIALSEQEPRPQLRVFLMSDAVTAGLNGQKPAEGYNIQQMLEILTAQNIAVKLCKTCTDSRGITNLPLIDGVAIGTLVELAQWTLEADKVLTF; encoded by the coding sequence ATGCAAAAGATAGTCATCATCGCCAACGGCGCCGCCTACGGCAACGAGTCACTGTTTAACAGCCTGCGCCTGGCGATTGCGCTAAGTGAGCAGGAGCCGCGCCCGCAGCTCCGGGTATTTCTGATGTCAGACGCGGTCACTGCCGGGTTAAACGGCCAGAAACCGGCCGAAGGCTACAACATTCAGCAAATGCTGGAGATCCTCACCGCCCAGAATATTGCCGTGAAACTGTGCAAAACCTGTACCGACAGCCGCGGGATAACCAACCTGCCGCTGATTGACGGGGTTGCCATCGGCACGCTGGTTGAGCTGGCCCAGTGGACCCTGGAGGCAGACAAAGTGCTGACCTTCTGA
- a CDS encoding YchO/YchP family invasin: MPFCHSLPRLLLFCTAFYYAPLSVFAAPLTPDQQADTLPDLGIKDDSGDYARHLATMLKSFGEASMTDNGLDTGEQARVFALGQLKDVLEQQLLTQTSDLLSPWGNATLNLAVNNEGQFTGSNGSFFAPLVDNNRYLTWSQLGMTWQEQGAVANWGVGQRWIQGNWLLGYNTFYDRQFADSLSRAGVGAEAWGEYLRFSANYYHPLSGWSRKGGVQEQRMAQGYDVSARAWLPFYRYINTSLSLEQYFGNRVDLFNNGTGAKDPLAVNLGLSYTPVPLVTITAQHKYGESGNSQDNLALKLNYRFGVPLDKQLSASEVAASRSLRGSRYDTVERIDVPVVAYRQRKTLSAFLATPPWDVQPGESVVLKLQVVAPAGIRSITWQGDIQALSLTPGADNHSTEGWSIIMPRWNDNPGAANSWQISAIIEDNNGRRVTSNWITLQLQAPLTHWPAADDRYRLPSEPLKDPLLVNPDGSFNP; encoded by the coding sequence ATGCCATTTTGCCATTCGCTGCCCCGCCTTTTGCTGTTTTGTACTGCGTTTTACTACGCACCGCTTAGCGTGTTTGCCGCGCCGTTAACGCCTGACCAGCAGGCGGACACACTCCCTGATTTAGGCATTAAAGATGACAGCGGCGACTATGCCCGGCACCTGGCAACCATGCTGAAAAGTTTTGGTGAAGCCAGCATGACCGACAACGGGCTGGATACGGGGGAGCAGGCGCGGGTGTTCGCACTCGGGCAACTTAAAGATGTGCTTGAGCAACAGTTACTGACCCAGACCAGCGATCTGCTGTCGCCCTGGGGTAACGCGACCCTGAACCTGGCGGTGAATAACGAAGGCCAGTTCACCGGCAGTAACGGCTCTTTTTTCGCCCCGCTGGTGGATAACAACCGCTACCTGACCTGGAGCCAGCTGGGGATGACCTGGCAGGAGCAGGGGGCCGTGGCAAACTGGGGGGTTGGTCAGCGCTGGATCCAGGGCAACTGGCTACTGGGTTACAACACCTTCTACGACCGCCAGTTTGCCGACAGCCTGAGCCGGGCCGGGGTCGGGGCCGAAGCCTGGGGGGAGTATTTACGCTTCTCTGCCAACTATTACCACCCGCTTTCTGGCTGGTCCCGTAAGGGGGGCGTTCAGGAGCAGCGCATGGCGCAGGGCTACGATGTCAGCGCCCGGGCCTGGCTGCCGTTTTACCGCTATATCAATACCAGCCTGAGCCTGGAGCAGTATTTTGGTAACCGGGTGGATCTGTTTAACAACGGCACCGGGGCGAAAGATCCGCTGGCGGTGAATCTCGGGCTCAGTTATACCCCGGTGCCGCTGGTCACGATTACCGCCCAGCATAAATATGGTGAGAGCGGTAACAGCCAGGATAACCTGGCGCTGAAGCTCAATTACCGGTTTGGTGTCCCGCTGGACAAGCAGCTTTCTGCCTCTGAGGTGGCCGCCAGCCGCTCACTGCGCGGCAGCCGCTATGACACGGTAGAGCGTATTGATGTCCCGGTTGTGGCGTATCGCCAGCGTAAAACCCTGTCGGCATTTCTGGCCACCCCCCCCTGGGATGTTCAGCCCGGTGAATCCGTGGTGCTGAAGCTCCAGGTGGTGGCGCCCGCCGGGATCCGCAGCATTACCTGGCAGGGGGATATTCAGGCGCTGAGCCTGACGCCGGGGGCCGATAACCACAGCACCGAAGGCTGGAGCATTATTATGCCCCGCTGGAACGATAACCCGGGGGCCGCCAATAGCTGGCAGATCTCGGCCATCATTGAGGATAACAACGGCCGCCGGGTCACCAGTAACTGGATAACCCTGCAACTGCAGGCGCCGCTGACCCACTGGCCTGCGGCGGATGACCGTTACCGCTTGCCGTCTGAACCGTTAAAAGATCCGCTCCTGGTGAACCCAGACGGCAGCTTCAACCCGTGA